A genomic window from Archaeoglobus profundus DSM 5631 includes:
- a CDS encoding helix-turn-helix domain-containing protein — protein MPTQEEVLEAIHKLGCATYKSLKEYFGLENLKGSSNLPQRLRALERDGLIAVFRFGRRTLIVPTELKYTQEEIEEFLDEIGAKLKIRGRPEGLLEIREENVMKVLRFIRDNKVVTIRQVKDAMNWNWRTTMKYINKLLEDQMIFEIRCGKLRMFTTSLI, from the coding sequence TTGCCAACACAGGAGGAGGTTTTGGAAGCTATTCATAAGCTCGGTTGTGCAACCTACAAATCTTTGAAAGAGTACTTCGGTTTGGAGAATTTGAAGGGGAGTTCCAACCTGCCTCAAAGACTTAGGGCTCTTGAACGGGATGGATTAATCGCTGTTTTCAGATTCGGGAGGAGAACGCTCATCGTTCCGACTGAGCTGAAGTATACTCAAGAGGAGATCGAAGAATTCTTGGATGAGATCGGGGCCAAGTTGAAGATACGGGGACGTCCAGAGGGCCTGCTGGAAATTCGTGAAGAAAATGTGATGAAGGTGCTGAGGTTTATCCGGGATAACAAGGTTGTAACAATCAGGCAGGTCAAGGATGCGATGAACTGGAACTGGAGAACGACTATGAAATACATTAACAAACTTCTGGAGGACCAGATGATATTCGAGATAAGGTGTGGCAAACTTCGAATGTTCACCACATCGCTGATCTAA
- a CDS encoding phage major capsid protein, with protein sequence MITSQVLPAEVLQVISDLVVQEALNVRVGRQLVTIEKVSPGTQVYKYRKFTGFSEVAEIPEGAEFPLEGIKFEEATIEIKKIGKAFKVTREENLANKIMSIANLAKDAARVVALEEDKRILDTLTNGAGDSVPASASWSSDTADPYEDVNSAVAKLEENYLYRPDVIVLHPSKIAELRKLAVANAKVTYTELIESLGLKIVGTPQIDSTKALVLDTKNAGLLVLAEDISVEGPTYEQKSQSYLINVFERFGVGVVRPSAICVITGI encoded by the coding sequence GTGATAACGAGCCAAGTTTTGCCGGCCGAGGTTTTGCAAGTAATATCGGATCTTGTCGTTCAGGAAGCCCTGAACGTTAGAGTCGGAAGACAGCTCGTTACGATTGAGAAAGTTTCGCCCGGAACTCAGGTTTACAAGTACAGGAAGTTCACAGGATTCAGCGAAGTTGCCGAGATTCCCGAAGGCGCAGAGTTCCCACTTGAAGGCATAAAATTCGAAGAGGCAACGATTGAAATCAAGAAGATTGGAAAAGCCTTCAAGGTTACGAGAGAGGAGAACCTTGCAAACAAGATAATGTCCATCGCAAACCTCGCCAAGGATGCTGCGAGAGTTGTAGCACTGGAGGAAGATAAGAGAATATTGGACACACTGACGAACGGCGCTGGTGATAGTGTTCCAGCCTCTGCAAGCTGGAGCTCTGACACGGCCGATCCTTACGAGGATGTAAATAGTGCAGTTGCAAAGCTTGAGGAAAACTACCTGTACAGACCTGATGTAATCGTTTTGCATCCAAGCAAGATAGCGGAGTTGAGAAAGCTCGCCGTTGCAAATGCGAAGGTAACGTACACCGAACTAATCGAGAGCTTGGGGCTGAAGATCGTCGGAACTCCGCAGATAGACTCCACCAAAGCCCTCGTTCTGGATACGAAGAATGCTGGATTGTTAGTGCTGGCTGAGGATATTAGTGTTGAAGGGCCAACATACGAACAGAAGTCACAGAGCTATCTGATCAATGTCTTCGAGCGCTTTGGCGTTGGTGTCGTGAGACCGAGCGCTATCTGTGTTATCACAGGGATCTAA
- a CDS encoding capsid cement protein, whose translation MVEVYPEGKYLPLTAGADITAGQVVELTGDKTVAPTGGASSKVIGVALINANAGENVTIVTEGVVEVVAAGAIAAGDKVQSAAGGKVAKFSATKTYTDSAGNTVDVDDATKIIGIALTSASADGDKILVKLTL comes from the coding sequence ATGGTTGAGGTATATCCGGAAGGGAAGTATCTGCCGCTTACCGCCGGCGCTGACATTACAGCCGGACAGGTAGTCGAGCTTACAGGCGATAAAACTGTAGCCCCAACTGGCGGAGCTTCGAGCAAAGTCATCGGAGTTGCTCTAATCAATGCCAATGCCGGAGAGAATGTTACAATTGTTACTGAGGGAGTCGTCGAAGTTGTTGCGGCCGGAGCAATAGCTGCAGGTGACAAGGTCCAGTCCGCTGCGGGAGGCAAGGTTGCAAAGTTCTCTGCCACCAAGACTTACACAGATTCCGCTGGAAATACTGTCGATGTCGATGATGCCACGAAAATAATCGGCATAGCTCTCACGTCCGCTTCGGCTGACGGAGATAAGATTTTGGTTAAGCTCACGCTATGA
- a CDS encoding HK97 family phage prohead protease: protein MELVVKDLSVSELSDDKNVYVEGYASAAVKDLDGDIITEEALEQAAKELTQEPYNKVFLNHKYDDIPIGKIVEAEVRNGKLWVKLMLNKAHPLFETVYKSLKERFLDAFSIGFKILERQGNKITRLKILEISLVGVPANPEAIVEDVYEKMLNKDGGVELTKGVVPSHPWKYGKDDKSSWKKPTLSDFTDKSWDELSTEEKRSIAGHFAWAPENPPKRFTDLKLPHHDPRTHAVVWRGVVAAMAALFGARGGVDIPSSDRRPVYNHLAAHYKEFGREPPEFHMLEELRIKCGGAIPEFIFYKILDGHLDLKSLISADEGMKELEIKVKELEAENQRLREENEQLKAKLAEYEEKEKAELIEKIKNVSKITKTEIDETELKKANVIELKLLYADLADKALSTKQVAEKVKTVLDEPEFIDSPFGKVDVRKYKELRKIVGLE from the coding sequence ATGGAACTGGTAGTTAAAGATTTGAGCGTATCTGAGCTCAGCGACGACAAAAATGTCTACGTAGAAGGCTATGCTTCAGCGGCAGTCAAAGATCTCGACGGCGACATAATCACCGAAGAAGCTCTCGAGCAGGCAGCTAAGGAACTCACACAGGAGCCGTACAACAAAGTATTTCTCAATCACAAATACGACGACATCCCGATCGGCAAGATTGTCGAAGCCGAAGTTCGCAACGGCAAATTGTGGGTCAAACTAATGCTGAACAAAGCCCATCCGCTATTTGAGACGGTTTACAAATCCCTCAAGGAGAGATTTCTCGATGCCTTCAGCATTGGCTTCAAGATTCTTGAAAGACAGGGTAATAAGATAACTCGTCTAAAAATCTTAGAAATATCTCTGGTCGGGGTTCCTGCTAACCCTGAAGCTATTGTAGAAGATGTTTATGAGAAAATGCTGAATAAAGATGGAGGCGTTGAGCTAACCAAGGGTGTAGTCCCGAGCCATCCTTGGAAATACGGCAAAGACGACAAAAGCTCATGGAAAAAGCCAACTTTGAGCGATTTTACCGACAAGTCTTGGGACGAGCTGAGTACTGAGGAGAAGAGATCGATAGCCGGACACTTCGCTTGGGCTCCTGAGAATCCTCCTAAGAGATTCACAGATCTCAAGTTACCGCATCATGATCCAAGGACTCATGCTGTAGTCTGGAGAGGAGTTGTAGCAGCAATGGCAGCTTTATTCGGAGCTCGTGGCGGTGTCGATATTCCAAGTTCGGATAGAAGGCCCGTTTACAACCATCTCGCCGCTCACTACAAAGAATTCGGCAGGGAACCCCCAGAGTTCCACATGCTCGAGGAACTGAGAATAAAATGCGGTGGAGCGATTCCGGAGTTCATATTCTACAAGATTCTCGACGGGCATCTTGATTTAAAAAGTCTGATTTCCGCTGATGAAGGCATGAAGGAGTTAGAGATTAAAGTGAAAGAGCTCGAAGCAGAGAACCAGAGACTCAGAGAAGAAAACGAGCAGCTTAAGGCTAAGCTCGCAGAATACGAGGAAAAAGAGAAAGCAGAGCTCATCGAGAAGATCAAGAACGTATCTAAGATCACGAAGACAGAAATCGACGAAACCGAGCTTAAGAAAGCGAACGTGATTGAATTGAAGCTGTTGTACGCAGACTTAGCCGATAAGGCTCTTTCCACGAAGCAGGTCGCTGAGAAGGTTAAGACTGTTCTCGACGAGCCGGAATTCATCGATTCTCCGTTTGGCAAGGTCGACGTGAGGAAGTACAAGGAGTTGAGGAAGATTGTAGGATTAGAGTGA
- a CDS encoding minor capsid protein, with amino-acid sequence MVDPTRTKTLREEFARVLRKLPDNVRKRVEEILLTAHRIDESTIERIKQVVEEEMGPQAVERIIDRYTWLFWQRGAEFAARQLKKFGIELLIPPTLSIIDEETVNQLKNLQLDLIKGLSDEVRKKLAFQIRDGLLKGETIRELTKRVQEVTDKTKYDAERIAKTEATRVFNQAALDRYKRAGVRYYKYLAAMDRRTCPRCAKNYNKIFKIDDPSAPRPPCHPNCRCCVVPVIKFSDQEKRSISRESKELALQHYAKVVSRTPKGKTVPDEENVRKVIQVLRKDERFQQLAEMLKQDVKELAEKKAREALQLLRENFTKHGIDRAVELEKHEITVADILRLKKRGKRYMDDVGDTHVLGKIGDKHVWIVLNEKDQVKTVHKINKRKFEKYQEKFKELKK; translated from the coding sequence ATGGTTGATCCAACTCGCACGAAGACATTACGGGAAGAATTTGCCCGTGTTCTTAGGAAATTACCAGATAATGTTCGCAAGCGAGTTGAAGAGATCTTGCTAACTGCTCATCGTATTGATGAATCGACAATCGAGCGGATCAAGCAAGTGGTCGAAGAGGAGATGGGACCGCAAGCGGTAGAGAGAATAATAGACCGTTATACGTGGTTGTTCTGGCAGAGAGGGGCTGAGTTTGCAGCAAGGCAACTTAAAAAGTTCGGCATCGAGCTATTGATCCCGCCAACTCTTAGCATCATCGATGAAGAAACTGTCAATCAGCTCAAAAATCTCCAACTTGATTTGATCAAGGGCCTGAGTGATGAAGTTAGGAAGAAGCTGGCTTTTCAAATCAGGGACGGGTTACTCAAGGGGGAGACAATAAGAGAACTGACAAAGCGAGTTCAAGAAGTTACGGATAAGACGAAATACGATGCCGAGAGGATTGCGAAAACCGAAGCAACGAGAGTTTTCAATCAAGCCGCTTTGGATAGGTATAAACGAGCCGGAGTTCGATACTACAAGTATTTGGCAGCGATGGATAGAAGGACATGCCCAAGATGCGCTAAAAACTACAATAAAATCTTCAAAATTGATGATCCCTCCGCTCCACGTCCACCTTGCCACCCAAATTGTAGGTGTTGTGTAGTTCCAGTTATAAAGTTCTCAGATCAAGAGAAAAGATCAATTAGCAGAGAATCAAAAGAATTGGCTTTGCAACACTATGCAAAAGTGGTTTCAAGGACACCTAAGGGCAAGACAGTTCCAGATGAGGAGAATGTTCGCAAAGTTATTCAAGTACTCAGAAAAGATGAAAGATTTCAGCAGCTTGCTGAAATGCTTAAACAAGATGTCAAAGAACTCGCCGAGAAGAAAGCTCGGGAGGCTCTACAGCTCCTTAGGGAGAACTTCACCAAACATGGAATTGATCGAGCTGTTGAACTTGAGAAGCACGAGATTACGGTTGCAGACATCCTAAGGCTAAAGAAGAGAGGTAAGCGCTACATGGATGATGTCGGCGATACCCATGTACTTGGAAAGATCGGCGACAAGCACGTTTGGATTGTCCTCAACGAAAAAGATCAAGTAAAAACTGTACATAAGATTAATAAGAGGAAGTTTGAGAAGTACCAAGAGAAGTTTAAGGAGTTGAAAAAATGA